Within the Corynebacterium sp. sy039 genome, the region CATTGGTGGAATACCAAAAAGAGGGTGGCGATATGTTCAATGCGATGAAAGATAGCATTAAAGAAGAAACTGTGCGCCAGCTTTTCTTGTTGCGGAAGCAATTTGCTGAGCAACCTGCCCCAGCATCAGCTGAGGCTTGAGACTGAGGCTTGAGGCTTAGTGGGCAAAAATTAGATGAGTAGCGTCGCGATGGCGTTAGAGAATATCTAATTGTTGGACTTGGAGTCCAAATAGCGCATCTTTTATCAGAGCCAGATAGGCGTAGGCCTTCTGGCTCTTTATATGTATCACCGTTCCGTAGGCTTGAAAAGTGTCGGGTGATATTTCGCGAAAGCGAATAGAGACGATCCCGATTGGTCCAGGTGTTAGTATCTTGTTCGGGCCAGGTGTGGTGGATAAGCGTCTAATGGCGGGGCTAAAACGCTTGGTGTTCAGACTATGCGCTGGTCTGAGGCCAAAAGCTGCGGCAAGACTTGTGTGAGTGAGGGCATAGATTTCTTGTTTGCGTTGTGCAGTAAGGTGCTTATGTATTGTTGCTATACCCGTAGTGGTTGTGTGTTCCGGCAGCCTAGTGGTTTGTTCTAGTTTCAGTAAAAATCTTGTTCCTGGCATCGGAACGAGTTGTTTTTCGTGACGAGAAGATGCACAAAGCATAGAAAACATCCTTGAGGAAAGAATCTCAAGGCAAGTGACGCTACAATAAATAATAAATATAGAGCATTTGTATAGCAATTGTATGGCGGTCTATGGAAAAATGAATGCCGCCAAAACAGATTTTGAGAAAAGGTGAGGTGCAGCCAAGACATGCGTGGCTTGATTGTTGATTACGTAGGTGTGTTAGATGGCAGTGATGAGGATCAGCGTCGGTGGCGCCATCTTTTAGAGGCTGCTCGAGCTAATGGTGTTGCCTTGGCTGTGCTTTCTAATGATCCAGGGGTCAACGCTGATCATATTCGTGTTTTGCAGACGCAGGGACTTGTCGATGCTGTAGTGCTCAGTGGGGATATTGGGGTGGAGAAACCAGAGAAAGAGGCATTCCAGGCAGCTGCTGATGCTCTTGAGTTGCCTATGCGTGATTGTGTCATGGTTGATGATTCCATCCTTAATGTTCGTGGTGCGGTAGAAGCAGGATTAGTTGGTGTGTATTATCAGCAATTCGATCGTGCAGTGGTAGAGATTACTGGCTTGTTTGGTATTGACAAGGAGTTTTAGTGCGGGTTTATCTTCCAGCTACTTTTTCCATGCTTCGTGAGTTGTCGCAAACGGGAGTGATTCATGCTCGCTCTGGCTATGGTTTTGCGGTAACGCCAGCGTTAACTGATTTTTTTGAGTCTGGCACTGAAGAAGAAATCGCAGAGTATGCTTTCGACGAAGCCTCTCGTGCATCTTTGCGACTATTGGCGATTGGTGATGACTTCTTCCCGCATCGGCGTGTTGTGGTAAGTGTCGATATTGATGATGGGCGTGTAAGTTTTGTGCCTGATCTCGACGAGGCAGTGCTTAAGATTGAGCCAGCGCAGATAGCTGTATCGGATGTTGCTGCGATACATATTGATGTGGAATCAAGTGAGGAAGCAGTAGCCAAAGCGATTGCTGTTATTGATGAGGCAGATCTTGGTGATGAAGACGCCATGCTGGTAGTGGGCGACGCATTGGATAATTTTTTGGCTTGGTATGACCCTAGCGAATTATCTGCCTTAGTAGAGTTGTTGTAGCACTACTGTGTGTTACCTGGTATCTCGGTAGTTTCTATTTTCTCCTAGCTCTTTGTGGCTAGGAGTTTTTATTTTTTCTAGGTGCAGTGGTGCTGTGCTTTTGCAGTGTGTTTTCAGGAAAGTTACCTACTTTAGCGTAACTTATAGACAAGTAACTTACTAAAGCGTAATATGAGGCGTTGTTGATGTACTCACCAAGAAATGGGGATCACAATGCCCAAAGATGCCTTAGGGAAAATACGTGGTGTGCTCACCAGGCTGACTACGCCATTGTTGCCTGATGATTATTCAGTATTGGCTAATCCCTTGTGGTCCACCCGGCAATTGCGTGGACGCATAATATCTATCGAACACGATAAGAATGCATCAGATGTGGTGCATATTGCGATTCAGCCCGGTTGGGCAGTACCTACCACTTTCTATGCAGGGCAATATATTGGCGTTGGCGTCGCTATCAATGGTCGATTTGTGTGGCGAAGTTACTCACTCACTAATGCTCCCGTCTTATCTGAGGAAGAAGATAAGAGTGCCCTATTATACATCACGGTTCGAGCAGTAGAAAAAGGCCAGCTTTCTCAGCATTTAGTGGGCAAGACCCAGCCGGGAACTATTATTCGGCTTCTGGCACCCGCTGGTGATTTTCAGTTAAGCCAGCCACCAGCTCCGAAAATGGCTTTTATCGCAGCAGGTACAGGCATTACCCCCATTATTTCTATGTTGCGTACCCTTGCTCGTCGAGGTGATTATGCCCACTGTGATGTCGTGATTGTGTACTCGACAAAAAATAGCCATGAGGCACTCTTTGCTACACAAATCCAGGAATTAGCTGACACCTATCCTAGTGTGCACGCCATATTCCATTACACGCAAGAAAAACCACGTCTTCACGCTCAAGATTATGGCACTCTTATTCCAGATATTGCGCACAGAACTATCTATGCTTGTGGTCCGGCGCATATGCTCAGAGATTTAGAACAGTGGGCTAAGCAAGAATCTTTATGCCTAAAAACAGAGCATTTTACGCTTGATCGACGATCCGATGCGCAGGGCGGCGTGGTGACTTTCGGACATCGTGGCGCTATCACTACCGATGGAGCCACAACAATTCTTGAAGCAGGCGAACAAGCTGGGATAAATATGCCCTTTGGTTGTCGTATGGGACTGTGCCATACCTGCGTGCGGCCATTGCGCAAAGGGCACGTATTTAATGTGCATACTGGTCATACCCATGAAGCTGGGACACAGATACGTACGTGTGTTTGTGTCGCTGCTGGTGATGTCACTATTGATGTCTAAGAAAAATAATCACTCTGATCGATAAGGACTTTTTAATGGCAATTGATAATATCAAGGCTTATTCTCATCTAAGCGACGACGATATAGCAGAAATTGGTGCGCGCCTAGATCGCATTAAAGCTGAGGTAGAAAATGATTTAGGCACAAAAGATGCGCGTTATATTTATCGACTCATTCGCACTCAGCGAGTTCTCGATCTCGCTGGCCGAGCAGTATTGATTTTCTCTGGCAATAAAAAGTGTTGGTGGACTGGTACTGCCTTACTTACTACTGCAAAGGTGCTAGAGAACTTAGAAATAGGGCACAATGTTTTGCATGGTCAATGGGATTGGATGAATGATCCAGAAGTGCACTCGACGACATGGGAGTGGGATATCGTATGCCCATCCTCACAGTGGATGCATTCGCATAATTATGTGCACCATACTTATACCAATGTCTTAGGCATGGATCACGATGTAGGATATGGTATTTTGCGTGTTACTCGTGATAAAAAATGGACTACGCTCCATGCCTTCCAGCCTCTTGTCAACACAGTGCTCGCTACTCTTTTTGAGTGGGCAGTAGGATACTATGACGTAGAGCTGGGTAAGTTTTTTAGCGGCCGTGCCACATGGGCACAAACTCGGGAAAAGTTTTGGGAGACTACGCGCAAAGCCGGACGACAAGGTGTGCGTGATTATGTTCTTTATCCGTTATTGTCCGGAAAAAATTTCCGCCATACGCTTGGCGCTCACGTCAGCGCTAATATCTTGCGTTCACTGTGGGCATATGCGGTTATTTTTTGTGGACATTTTCCAGATGAGGTAGAAACCTTTACCAAGGAGCAGTTCAAGGACGAAGATCATAATCAGTGGTATTTGCGCCAAATGCTGGGCTCGGCAAACTTTCGTGGCGGAAAAGTGCTCACGATTTTATCCGGTAACTTGAATTACCAAATCGAGCATCATCTATTTCCTGATATGCCATCAAATCGTCTTGCTGATGTGGCGAAAAAAGTACAACAGCTGTGTGCAGAATATGATTTGCCCTACAATATCGACTCATTCCCGGTGCAGTTATTGAAGGTGCAAAAGACACTGCTCAAACTCACATTGCCGAATAAGTATTTACTCGCTGATCCAGACAATGCCCCAGAAGTGCGTTCTAACCGAGCGTTTACGCATAACCCAGATGTGGAGGAACAATTATGGGTTGGGGTTAAAGATAATCAGCGTGCCGGGTTGCGTACTGGACTCACACTCTTAAAGAAGTTACGACCACGGATAACGGATGTGGCGCGTAATTATTTTCGCCGTGCATGACCCTGTAGCTACCAGTCCACGTTATTGCGCAATGTGGTGAGTAATTTGCGTACGGCTTGCACTCGACGACCAGTGGGGGAGTCATGGGGAAAATCATCCAGCTTGCATTCCGGATCTGCAGGTGCTCCCATGTGTGTGCAACCACGTGGACAATCCTCTACTGAGGAAGCTAGATCCTCGAACACATTGACAACGGTATCTGCATCAACGTGTGCTAGTCCGAAGGAACGGATACCAGGAGTATCGATGATCCACCCACCGTGTGGTAGTGCTAATGCAACAGCTTGGGTGGATGTATGCCGTCCTTTTCCTACACCGGATACTTCTCCGGTTTGTCGTCCGGCTCCAGGAACTAATCTATTGACAAGTGTGGATTTGCCTACACCGGAGTGTCCGATTAGTGCTGTCAAGGAATTATTCACAATGTCATTGATCGGTTCTAATGGGTCATCGATGCCGCAGACTATGACCGGAACGTCGAGAGCGGCAAACTCAGCAGCAAATTCTTGTGGATCAGCAAGATCGGATTTCGTCAGACAAATAATAGGCTTGAGATTGCCGACAAAGGCAGCAATGAGTGCTCGCTCGACAAAACCCGCTCGTGGTGGAGGATCAGCGACTGCACAGACGATGAGGAGGTTTTCGGCATTGCCGACGACTATGCGTTCATAGGGATCGTTATCATCAGCGGTGCGTCGCAGAACGGAAGATCGCTCTGCTATTTTTACGATTCTTGCCAAGCTGCCTTGCCTACCTGAAGTATCGCCGACGACGCCTACTCGGTCGCCAACTTCAACGGGACTGCGACCAAGTTCTCTGGCGCGCATACAAGTAACGGTAGTGCCGGTGTCGAGAACTACGCCCCACCTACCGCGATCTTTAGAAATGACCATGCCAAATTCAGCGTCATCATGCTGAGGACGTGTTTTGGTGCGTGGTTTAGAGCGTTTTCCAGGACGAATTTTCACGTCTGATTCATCCCATGCACCACGGCTGCGATGAGTGATTTTTTTAGCCATGCATCATCTGCTCCCACATAGCGGCAAAATTGGGCAAGGTTTTGGCAGTAGTCTCAATATCTTCCACAGTCATATTTGGTACACCTAGACCAATGATGGCGCCAGCAGTTGCCATGCGATGATCTGCATAAGAATGCCATTGTGCTCCATGATAATTATGCGTAGGTTCAATATAGAGTCCGTCGTCAAGCTCAGTGCACACACCACCGATCTTATTGATTTCGGTGCATAGCGCAGCCAAGCGATCTGTTTCGTGACCTCGCAGATGAGCAATGCCACGCAGCGTAGTAGGGGAATCAGCAAAAACTGCCAATGCTGCGACGGTAGGGGTAAGTTCACCGATATCGGACATATCAAGATCAATACCGCGCAAAGAGCCTGTGCCTTCTACCGTTAAGGTGCCATTATGCAGGGTTATTTTAGCTCCCATAGCGTCGAGGATTGGGCGAATACGATCGCCAGCTTGGGTGGTATGCGTTGGCCACTGCCTAATGCGAACACGGGATTGGCTGATAGCTGCCGCGGCGAGAAAAGGCGTAGCATTGGATAAATCAGGTTCGATCACCCATTCTCTGCCAGCAATAGTGCCAGGGGAAACGTGCCATTGGTTTTCTACACTGTGGTCAACGTGTACTCCTGCTTGTTCGAGCATTGCAATGCTCATGTCAATATGAGGCATACTCGGCAAAGTATTCCCAATGTGTTTGATGCTTAGACCTTGCTCAAAGCGTGCCCCAGAAAGCAAAAGTCCCGATACGAATTGTGATGAATGCGAAGCATCAATTTCTACTGTGCCGCCTGGTGCACAGCCGGTACCGTGAATACTAAACGGCAAGCGATCGCCAGATACTGTTACTCCAGCTTGTGTCAGACCATGCAGAATTTGAGTCATTGGGCGAGAACGTGCTTGCTCATCGCCATCGAATACCACTTCACCCTGGGCAAAAGCAGCCACAGGTGGCACAAAACGCATGACAGTACCAGCAAGCCCACAGTCAATGTGTGCACTGTGAAAAGGCGCAGGTGTGATATGGAAAGTTCCAGTATCATCTGTGCTTATTTCAGCACCGAGGCTACGGAGTGCCTGTGCCATTAAATCAGTATCACGCGAACGTAGTGCACCGCGGATAGTTGAAGGCTGATCGGCAAGAGCAGACAGGATGAAAGCACGATTAGTCATTGACTTTGAGCCAGGAATGCTGAGCGTGGCGTCGAAAGCCTGTGTGCAATGTGGAGCTTGCCATAATGGGGTAGGGGTGGGGCTAGACATAGTTATCTACTATAGAGTCTTAATGCGATCATGTGAATGGGGCAGGCACAAGAGCAACTGTGTAGTCTAGCAAGAAGAAGCTAGGATTGAACACGAGCCTAAGGAGGGTGACGATACATCTTGGCTGAGCGATCTGAGAAAAAGCATAAAACACCTGCGTCTGGTTCGGAGTTAGAACAGCGATTCAAGCAAGAGGCACTGCCGCTTTTGGATCAGCTCTATGGTGGCGCATTGCGTATGACGCGCAATCCCGCAGATGCAGAGGATTTGGTTCAAGAAACCTATATGAAGGCCTTTAGTGCATTTTCTTCCTTTACCCCAGGGAGTAATCTTAAGGCGTGGTTGTATCGCATTATGACCAATGCTTATATCAATAGTTATCGGAAAAAGCAGCGGCAACCACAACAATCATCGGCCGATGACATCACCGATTATCAGCTACTTGAATCCTCCTCGCATACGGCTACTGGTTTGGAGTCTGCTGAGGTAGCAGCGTTAAAAAATATCCCTAATCAGCATATTGTGCAAGCAATGAATGAGCTTTCCGACGATTATCGCATGGTCGTTTATTATGCTGATGCTGAAGGACTGCCCTATAAAGAAATCGCTGAGATTATGGATATTCCTTTAGGGACTGTCATGAGTCGTCTGCATCGGGGAAGAAAACAGTTGCGTGGTGCGTTGAAAGATGTGGCGCGTGAATATGGCATTGGTGTGACTGGCACGAAAAATGCTCAAGAGACGAAAAAGACGCACAAGGCGGATAGTGAGAAACAGAAAGTGAGCACGCAATGAGTCATGACAGTTCTTCTCGTTCATCTGAATGTAGTTGCTCCGAGGTTCATGTGGGGATGTATGCGTTACTTGACCGTGAGCTTACCCCTGCTGAGTGTCAGCGCTTGGAAGCTCATGTGGCGCAATGTCCTGAGTGTGCTCAACAAATAGCGGCAGAAGTAGATTTGCGGCAACTTCTTAAAAAATGTTGTTGCCAGCCAGCACCAGAGAGCTTAAAAGAACGAATAAGTGTATCGATTAGCACTGTGTCCCTTAGGACAGAGGTTATCGAGTAAAAGCCTGAAGATAAAAATAAAGAGTGCGTATCTTTGTTAAGAAGATCGCACTCTTTTACTTATGCGTTAGGACGCTTGCCGTGGTTAGCTTTTTTCTTACGACGATCCTTGCGCTTACGACCACGCTGGCTCATGAAGATACTCCTCACTCATTGGGATAATAACAGCTATACACTTTAGCTGTTTGCAGTGCACGAACTGAAATTAAGGCTGTGCACTGCTGTTTTGGGTTGGTCTTTTAGGAAACGATGCTGCGGGCGCGTCCACGACCACGGTTCTTGCGTCGTTTGAGCGCACGACGCTCATCTTCGCTCATGCCGCCCCATACGCCAGCATCTTGCCCGGTTTCTAGTGCCCATGCGAGGCACTGAGAAGTAACAGGGCAGCGGTTGCAGACAACCTTTGCAGAGGCAATTTGGGCAAGAGCTGGTCCTGAATTACCGACAGGGAAGAATAGCTCGGGATCTTCGTCTCGACATACTGCTTGGTGACGCCAGTCCATGAAAAAACTCCTTAAAGATAGTTGTGGGGTTGTTGCTTTGTCATTGGGACACAGTTGTGCAGAGCTTAGTGGGAAATAAGGGTGTTATATGCCCAGAAGCTGCGTTATGGAATCAGCTCGTAGTGCATGAACGTGTGGTTCATGTGTTTACGTACTGTTTACTTTGCAACTGTGCAAAATGCTGAAGTTGATCTCTTATGATCACTTCAGGAAGTGCTTATGAAATAATGTCACGACTTTGGCAACTTCGCTAGGTTTATCTGGGTAAAAGTGATTAAACTCACATATTTATGTCATGTTTTGATAGTTTTCCCGCTCCCATGACGCGCCGTCTCTTGAAGGTAAGGGTAACCTTTTAGGTTAATAGGGGTGATTGAACAGCCTTTTCTCTAATATCTTCGAGAACACCCTTGCGTTATTACGTCAAATTACCAATGCGCAAAATGGGGCACTGTGGTTTGTGA harbors:
- a CDS encoding HAD family hydrolase, translating into MRGLIVDYVGVLDGSDEDQRRWRHLLEAARANGVALAVLSNDPGVNADHIRVLQTQGLVDAVVLSGDIGVEKPEKEAFQAAADALELPMRDCVMVDDSILNVRGAVEAGLVGVYYQQFDRAVVEITGLFGIDKEF
- a CDS encoding flavin reductase family protein; translation: MPKDALGKIRGVLTRLTTPLLPDDYSVLANPLWSTRQLRGRIISIEHDKNASDVVHIAIQPGWAVPTTFYAGQYIGVGVAINGRFVWRSYSLTNAPVLSEEEDKSALLYITVRAVEKGQLSQHLVGKTQPGTIIRLLAPAGDFQLSQPPAPKMAFIAAGTGITPIISMLRTLARRGDYAHCDVVIVYSTKNSHEALFATQIQELADTYPSVHAIFHYTQEKPRLHAQDYGTLIPDIAHRTIYACGPAHMLRDLEQWAKQESLCLKTEHFTLDRRSDAQGGVVTFGHRGAITTDGATTILEAGEQAGINMPFGCRMGLCHTCVRPLRKGHVFNVHTGHTHEAGTQIRTCVCVAAGDVTIDV
- a CDS encoding acyl-CoA desaturase — translated: MAIDNIKAYSHLSDDDIAEIGARLDRIKAEVENDLGTKDARYIYRLIRTQRVLDLAGRAVLIFSGNKKCWWTGTALLTTAKVLENLEIGHNVLHGQWDWMNDPEVHSTTWEWDIVCPSSQWMHSHNYVHHTYTNVLGMDHDVGYGILRVTRDKKWTTLHAFQPLVNTVLATLFEWAVGYYDVELGKFFSGRATWAQTREKFWETTRKAGRQGVRDYVLYPLLSGKNFRHTLGAHVSANILRSLWAYAVIFCGHFPDEVETFTKEQFKDEDHNQWYLRQMLGSANFRGGKVLTILSGNLNYQIEHHLFPDMPSNRLADVAKKVQQLCAEYDLPYNIDSFPVQLLKVQKTLLKLTLPNKYLLADPDNAPEVRSNRAFTHNPDVEEQLWVGVKDNQRAGLRTGLTLLKKLRPRITDVARNYFRRA
- the rsgA gene encoding ribosome small subunit-dependent GTPase A, yielding MAKKITHRSRGAWDESDVKIRPGKRSKPRTKTRPQHDDAEFGMVISKDRGRWGVVLDTGTTVTCMRARELGRSPVEVGDRVGVVGDTSGRQGSLARIVKIAERSSVLRRTADDNDPYERIVVGNAENLLIVCAVADPPPRAGFVERALIAAFVGNLKPIICLTKSDLADPQEFAAEFAALDVPVIVCGIDDPLEPINDIVNNSLTALIGHSGVGKSTLVNRLVPGAGRQTGEVSGVGKGRHTSTQAVALALPHGGWIIDTPGIRSFGLAHVDADTVVNVFEDLASSVEDCPRGCTHMGAPADPECKLDDFPHDSPTGRRVQAVRKLLTTLRNNVDW
- the aroA gene encoding 3-phosphoshikimate 1-carboxyvinyltransferase, producing the protein MSSPTPTPLWQAPHCTQAFDATLSIPGSKSMTNRAFILSALADQPSTIRGALRSRDTDLMAQALRSLGAEISTDDTGTFHITPAPFHSAHIDCGLAGTVMRFVPPVAAFAQGEVVFDGDEQARSRPMTQILHGLTQAGVTVSGDRLPFSIHGTGCAPGGTVEIDASHSSQFVSGLLLSGARFEQGLSIKHIGNTLPSMPHIDMSIAMLEQAGVHVDHSVENQWHVSPGTIAGREWVIEPDLSNATPFLAAAAISQSRVRIRQWPTHTTQAGDRIRPILDAMGAKITLHNGTLTVEGTGSLRGIDLDMSDIGELTPTVAALAVFADSPTTLRGIAHLRGHETDRLAALCTEINKIGGVCTELDDGLYIEPTHNYHGAQWHSYADHRMATAGAIIGLGVPNMTVEDIETTAKTLPNFAAMWEQMMHG
- a CDS encoding sigma-70 family RNA polymerase sigma factor, whose product is MAERSEKKHKTPASGSELEQRFKQEALPLLDQLYGGALRMTRNPADAEDLVQETYMKAFSAFSSFTPGSNLKAWLYRIMTNAYINSYRKKQRQPQQSSADDITDYQLLESSSHTATGLESAEVAALKNIPNQHIVQAMNELSDDYRMVVYYADAEGLPYKEIAEIMDIPLGTVMSRLHRGRKQLRGALKDVAREYGIGVTGTKNAQETKKTHKADSEKQKVSTQ
- the rsrA gene encoding mycothiol system anti-sigma-R factor — translated: MSHDSSSRSSECSCSEVHVGMYALLDRELTPAECQRLEAHVAQCPECAQQIAAEVDLRQLLKKCCCQPAPESLKERISVSISTVSLRTEVIE
- a CDS encoding 50S ribosomal protein bL37 gives rise to the protein MSQRGRKRKDRRKKKANHGKRPNA
- a CDS encoding WhiB family transcriptional regulator, whose translation is MDWRHQAVCRDEDPELFFPVGNSGPALAQIASAKVVCNRCPVTSQCLAWALETGQDAGVWGGMSEDERRALKRRKNRGRGRARSIVS